In Hoplias malabaricus isolate fHopMal1 chromosome 6, fHopMal1.hap1, whole genome shotgun sequence, a single window of DNA contains:
- the scn4ab gene encoding sodium channel protein type 4 subunit alpha B, with product MRERKISLLEVWRRNRAARLKKSKDLKLWPHQLTQLRDPEVVASLAQQNAKMASLLPTGPEVFHRFTPESLVEIERRMAEEAAENERRKALNIETPEENLPKPSNDLEAGKVLPFIYGDPPPQLLNTPLEDLDPYYKAQKTYIVISKGNIITRFNAEPACYILSPFNIIRRGAIRVLIHSLFSLFIMVTILANCVFMTFSNPPEWSKTVEYVFTGIYTFEALIKILSRGFCMGNFTFLRDPWNWLDFMVISMAYITEFVDLGNVSALRTFRVLRALKTITVIPGLKTIVGALIQSVKKLGDVMILTVFCLSVFALIGLQLFMGNLRQKCVLYPPPSNLSAGTVIYDNATHTNSTFDWEEYISNPDHHYFRPGHMDALLCGNSSDSGRCPEGYMCMKAGRNPNFGYTSYDNFGWAFLALFRLMTQDFWENLFQLTLRSAGKTYMIFFVVIIFLGSFYLINLILAVVAMAYAEQNEATIAEAKEKEEEYARIMEQLKKQAEQKKAMVNSSRTSLSSKKCHGSSEHDLTDDRGDKVKTENVSIALKPLTEKELNGSKGNMDHAEEPSNALEEYEEIDRPCPPCWYKFADIFLKWDCCTPWIRFKKIVYIIVMDPFVDLGITICIILNTMFMAMEHYPMSDGFENMLSVGNLVFTGIFTAEMVLKLIAMDPYYYFQVGWNIFDSIIVTMSLVELGLANVEGLSVLRSFRLMRVFKLAKSWPTLNMLIRIIGNSVGALGNLTLVLGIIVFIFAVVGMQLFGKSYKECVCKISADCELPRWHMDDFFHSFLIVFRILCGEWIETMWDCMEVAGQGMCIVVFMMVMVIGNLVVLNLFLALLLSSFSGDNLASDEEEEMNNLQIAIGRITRGIDWVKANTVKQTRRLLGLKPIEEAKNGDDDVKTGNDFVLNNMDPGGGAQLKKLGGVTEMAVVPAVKVPIAKGESDFEIPNDDETSDDEEKNVDEKIKLKHAGDDSSSCSTVDKPPVIEEAESEVEEDPTMPQDCYTEKCIRRCPCLELDVTQGRGKSWWNFRKTCYTIVEHNYFETFIIFMILLSSGALAFEDIYIEQRRVIKIVLEYADQVFTYVFVIEMLLKWVAYGFKTYFTNAWCWLDFLIVDVSLISLTANILGYSELGPIKSLRTLRALRPLRALSRFEGMRVVVNALVGAIPSIFNVMLVCLIFWLIFSIMGVNLFAGKFYHCENITTGEYFFPEEVNNKSQCFELIESSLDVRWVNAKVNFDNVGMGYLSLLQVATFKGWMDIMYAAVDSRNVEDQPEYESNKFMYIYFVIFIIFGSFFTLNLFIGVIIDNFNQQKAKIRGQDLFMTEEQKKYYNAMKKLGSKKPQKPIPRPQNCFQGFIFDLVTQQYFDILIMGLICLNMITMMVETDDQSIEMENILYFINFAFIVLFTGECVLKIIALRHHYFSIGWNIFDFIVVILSILGILLADLIEKYFVSPTLFRVIRLARIGRVLRLIRGAKGIRTLLFALMMSLPALFNIGLLLFLIMFIFSIFGMSNFAYVKKEAGIDDMFNFETFGNSIICLFMITTSAGWDGLLVPILNSGPPDCDPDAENPGTDVKGNCGNPAVGIVFFCTYIVMSFLVVVNMYIAIILENFNVATEESSEPLCEDDFEMFYETWEKFDPDASQFITYSSLSDFCDTLKDPLRIPKPNTVKLITMDLPMVPGDKIHCLDILLALTTEVLGESEAMDSLKASMEEKFMANNPSKVSYEPITTTLRRKQEDVAAAVIQRAYRKYVLKRSLKHASYMFREKSDSKRKGEEAPEKVGMIASRLGQLYGHQAPGKHTSVTVSLPNRKDKAKTGKGKPPSVSVQSEVVLRSAPFTVPESPAYVDKLKESIV from the exons ATGCGCGAGAGAAAGATCTCCCTGCTAGAGGTATGGCGCCGGAACCGGGCAGCACGCCTGAAGAAATCCAAAGATCTGAAACTATGGCCACATCAACT GACACAGCTGAGAGACCCCGAGGTGGTGGCATCCCTCGCCCAACAGAATGCCAAGATGGCCAGCCTGCTCCCCACAGGCCCAGAGGTATTCCACCGCTTCACGCCGGAGTCGCTGGTGGAAATCGAGCGGCGTATGGCAGAGGAAGCAGCTGAGAATGAACGCAGGAAAGCCTTGAACATTGAGACCCCAGAAGAGAACTTGCCTAAACCCTCTAATGACCTGGAGGCTGGCAAGGTCCTGCCTTTCATCTATGGAGACCCACCACCACAGCTCCTCAACACACCTCTGGAGGACCTGGATCCCTACTACAAAGCACAGAAA ACTTACATCGTGATCAGCAAAGGGAATATAATCACAAGGTTCAATGCTGAGCCTGCCTGTTATATTTTAAGTCCATTTAATATTATCCGCAGAGGAGCCATTAGAGTACTCATACATT CATTGTTCAGCTTGTTCATAATGGTGACGATCCTGGCCAACTGTGTGTTCATGACGTTCAGTAACCCCCCAGAGTGGAGCAAAACTGTTGA GTATGTTTTCACTGGCATCTACACCTTTGAAGCTCTAATTAAAATCTTGTCCCGAGGGTTCTGTATGGGAAACTTCACATTCCTTCGAGATCCATGGAACTGGCTGGATTTCATGGTGATCAGCATGGC GTACATCACAGAGTTTGTGGACCTGGGAAATGTGTCAGCTTTAAGGACCTTCCGTGTTCTCAGAGCCTTGAAAACTATTACTGTGATTCCTG GTCTAAAAACCATTGTTGGTGCGCTTATCCAGTCTGTGAAGAAGCTGGGAGATGTAATGATCCTGACCGTCTTCTGTCTCAGTGTCTTTGCCCTCATCGGCCTGCAGCTGTTTATGGGAAATCTGCGGCAAAAGTGTGTGCTATATCCTCCTCCAAGTAACCTGTCTGCAGGAACGGTTATCTATGACAATGccacacatacaaacagcaCTTTTGACTGGGAAGAATACATCAGTAATCCAG ATCACCACTACTTTCGTCCTGGACACATGGATGCACTTCTTTGTGGAAACAGCTCTGATTCAGG GCGGTGTCCTGAGGGATACATGTGCATGAAAGCTGGGAGGAATCCAAATTTTGGCTACACCAGCTATGACAACTTTGGCTGGGCCTTTTTAGCCCTCTTCCGCCTCATGACACAAGACTTCTGGGAGAACTTATTCCAACTG ACTCTTCGATCAGCAGGGAAGACTTACATGATCTTCTTTGTAGTCATCATCTTCTTGGGCTCATTCTACCTGATCAACCTCATTTTGGCTGTGGTGGCCATGGCATACGCAGAGCAGAATGAAGCCACCATAGCCGAAGCGAAAGAGAAGGAAGAGGAGTATGCGAGAATCATGGAGCAGCTGAAGAAGCAAGCTGAG CAAAAAAAAGCCATGGTTAACAGCAGCCGGACCTCGCTCTCAAGCAAAAAATGTCATGGCAGTTCTGAGCATGATTTGACTGATGACAGGGGTGACAAAGTGAAGACAGAAAATGTCAGCATTGCCCTGAAACCTCTCACAGAAAAAGAG TTAAACGGATCCAAAGGGAACATGGATCACGCTGAAGAACCAAGCAATGCATTAGAAG AATACGAGGAGATAGATAGACCATGCCCACCTTGCTGGTACAAGTTTGCAGACATATTCCTGAAGTGGGACTGCTGCACACCGTGGATCAGATTTAAGAAAATTGTGTACATCATTGTGATGGATCCTTTTGTAGACCTGGGCATTACTATCTGTATCATATTGAACACAATGTTCATGGCGATGGAGCACTACCCTATGAGTGATGGATTTGAAAATATGTTGTCTGTTGGAAACTTG GTATTCACAGGTATCTTCACCGCTGAGATGGTTCTCAAACTCATTGCGATGGATCCATATTACTATTTCCAAGTTGGATGGAACATATTCGACAGTATCATAGTGACAATGAGCTTAGTGGAGCTGGGCCTGGCCAATGTAGAAGGACTCTCTGTGCTCAGATCCTTCCGTCTT ATGCGTGTCTTCAAGTTGGCAAAGTCCTGGCCCACACTGAACATGCTGATTAGGATCATTGGTAACTCTGTGGGTGCCCTGGGCAACCTGACCCTAGTCTTGGGCATCATCGTCTTCATCTTCGCCGTGGTGGGGATGCAGCTGTTCGGGAAGAGCtacaaggagtgtgtgtgtaagatatCCGCAGACTGTGAACTTCCCCGCTGGCACATGGACGACTTCTTCCACTCCTTCCTCATTGTGTTCAGGATCCTGTGCGGGGAATGGATCGAGACCATGTGGGACTGCATGGAGGTGGCTGGTCAGGGCATGTGCATTGTAGTCTtcatgatggtgatggtgatcgGAAACTTGGTG GTCCTGAATCTCTTCCTGGCGTTGCTGCTCAGCTCGTTCAGTGGAGATAATCTGGCATCGGATGAAGAGGAAGAAATGAACAACCTGCAGATCGCCATAGGTAGAATCACCAGGGGCATTGACTGGGTCAAGGCCAATACAGTTAAACAGACCAGACGTCTGCTGGGCCTCAAGCCCATAGAAGAGGCTAAAAATGGTGACGACGACGTGAAAACTGGCAACGATTTCGTCCTGAACAACATGGACCCAGGGGGTGGAGCTCAGCTGAAAAAGCTGGGTGGTGTTACTGAAATGGCTGTTGTGCCAGCAGTCAAAGTTCCAATTGCAAAAGGAGAGTCTGATTTCGAAATCCCGAATGATGATGAAACTTCAGACGATGAAGAAAAGAATGTTGATGAAAAAATCaaa TTGAAACATGCAGGAGACGATTCATCCAGCTGCAGCACCGTGGACAAGCCACCTGTGATAGAAGAGGCAGAATCAGAGGTTGAAGAAGATCCAACCATGCCACAGGACTGTTACACTGAGA AATGCATCAGACGGTGTCCATGTCTGGAACTGGATGTCACCCAGGGCAGAGGAAAGTCGTGGTGGAACTTCCGTAAGACCTGCTACACTATTGTGGAACATAACTATTTTGAGACTTTCATCATCTTCATGATTCTGCTCAGCAGTGGTGCCTTG GCCTTTGAAGATATTTATATTGAGCAGCGGAGAGTGATTAAAATCGTACTCGAGTATGCAGATCAAGTCTTCACCTACGTTTTCGTCATTGAGATGCTTCTAAAATGGGTTGCCTATGGTTTCAAGACCTACTTCACCAACGCTTGGTGCTGGCTAGACTTCCTCATTGTGGAT GTCTCCCTGATCAGCTTGACAGCAAACATTTTGGGCTACTCTGAGCTTGGACCCATTAAATCCCTAAGGACTTTGAGAGCTCTGAGGCCACTTCGTGCTCTATCAAGATTTGAAGGAATGAGA GTGGTGGTGAATGCCCTGGTTGGAGCCATCCCTTCCATATTCAATGTAATGCTTGTGTGCCTCATCTTCTGGCTGATCTTCAGCATAATGGGAGTGAATCTGTTTGCTGGAAAGTTCTACCATTGTGAAAACATAACCACAGGAGAGTATTTCTTTCCCGAAGAAGTGAACAACAAATCTCAATGCTTTGAACTTATTGAGAGTAGTTTGGATGTACGATGGGTGAACGCAAAGGTCAACTTTGACAATGTGGGCATGGGCTACCTCTCCCTTCTACAAGTG GCAACATTTAAAGGATGGATGGACATAATGTATGCTGCGGTGGATTCTCGTAAT gTGGAAGACCAACCAGAATACGAGTCAAACAAGTTCAtgtacatttactttgttattttcatcatttttgGATCCTTCTTCACCCTCAATTTATTCATTGGTGTCATCATTGATAATTTCAACCAACAAAAGGCAAAGATAA GAGGGCAAGACCTCTTCATGACAGAGGAACAGAAGAAGTACTACAATGCCATGAAGAAGCTCGGCTCTAAGAAACCCCAGAAACCTATCCCACGTCCCCAA AACTGTTTTCAAGGATTTATCTTTGACCTCGTAACCCAGCAGTATTTTGACATCTTGATAATGGGCTTGATCTGTCTGAACATGATCACCATGATGGTGGAGACTGATGACCAGAGCATTGAGATGGAAAACATTCTCTACTTTATAAATTTTGCCTTCATTGTGCTCTTCACCGGAGAGTGTGTGCTTAAAATCATCGCACTTCGACATCACTACTTTTCAATTGGATGGaatatttttgattttattGTGGTCATACTTTCAATTTTGG GCATATTGCTGGCAGATTTAATAGAGAAATACTTTGTCTCACCCACCCTTTTCCGCGTCATCCGACTTGCCAGAATAGGTCGCGTTCTGCGCCTGATCCGAGGAGCTAAAGGAATCCGAACATTGCTCTTTGCACTGATGATGTCCCTCCCTGCTCTCTTCAACATCGGCCTCCTCCTCTTTTTGatcatgtttattttctcaaTATTTGGTATGTCCAACTTTGCCTACGTGAAAAAAGAGGCTGGCATTGATGACATGTTCAATTTTGAGACCTTCGGAAACAGCatcatttgtttgttcatgATCACAACGTCTGCCGGATGGGACGGACTCCTAGTCCCCATTCTCAATAGCGGTCCCCCTGACTGCGACCCTGATGCTGAGAATCCTGGCACGGATGTTAAGGGTAACTGTGGGAATCCTGCAGTGGGAATAGTCTTTTTCTGCACTTATATCGTGATGTCTTTCCTTGTGGTGGTCAACATGTACATTGCCATCATTCTAGAGAACTTTAACGTGGCAACAGAGGAAAGCAGTGAGCCCTTGTGTGAGGATGACTTCGAGATGTTCTACGAGACCTGGGAAAAGTTTGATCCAGATGCTTCACAGTTCATTACCTACAGCTCACTCTCGGATTTCTGCGACACACTGAAAGACCCGCTGAGGATCCCAAAGCCAAACACAGTTAAGCTGATTACCATGGACCTCCCAATGGTGCCTGGCGACAAGATCCACTGTCTGGACATACTCCTGGCCCTCACCACCGAAGTGCTTGGTGAGTCAGAAGCAATGGACTCCCTGAAAGCGAGCATGGAGGAAAAATTCATGGCCAACAACCCCTCGAAAGTGTCATACGAGCCAATAACCACTACCCTTCGGCGCAAGCAGGAGGATGTGGCTGCTGCAGTCATCCAAAGAGCCTATCGCAAGTACGTGCTTAAGCGATCACTAAAACATGCCTCCTACATGTTCAGAGAAAAGAGCGACTCGAAGAGGAAGGGCGAGGAGGCGCCAGAGAAAGTGGGGATGATAGCGAGCCGACTGGGCCAGCTCTATGGGCACCAAGCTCCAGGCAAGCACACTTCTGTGACTGTCTCTCTCCCAAACAGGAAGGACAAAGCAAAAACAGGCAAGGGCAAGCCTCCTTCTGTGTCGGTGCAGAGTGAAGTGGTCTTGCGTTCTGCCCCTTTCACTGTCCCTGAGTCCCCAGCCTATGTAGACAAATTGAAAGAGTCCATTGTGTAG